Within the Triplophysa rosa unplaced genomic scaffold, Trosa_1v2 scaffold134_ERROPOS1066239, whole genome shotgun sequence genome, the region agcgagacagagagtgttagagagagagagacagagacagagcgagagagagagtgttagagagagagacagagacagagcgagagagtgagtgagagagaagagagagagagagagagagagagagagacagagacagagacagagacagagacagagagagagacagagacagagacagagacagagacagagacagagaaagagagagagagagagagagagagagagagagagagagagagagagagagagagagagacagagacagagacagagacagagacagagacagagacagagagagagagagagagagagacagagagagagagagagagagagagagagagagagagagagagagagagagagagagagagagagagagagagagagagagagagagagagagagagagagagagagagagagagacagagagagagagagacacacagagagagagaaagagagagagagagagagagacagagagagagagagacacacagagagagagaaagagagagagagagagagagacagagagagagagagacacacagagagagagaaagagagagagagagagagagacagagagagagagagacacacagagagagagaaagagagagagagagagagagacagagagagagagagacacacagagagagagaaagagagagagagagagagagacagagagagagagagacacacagagagagagaaagagagagagagagagagagacagagagagagagagacacacagagagagagaaagagagagagagagagagagacagagagagagagagacacacagagagagagaaagagagagagagagagagagacagagagagagagagacacacagagagagagaaagagagagagagagagagagacagagagagagagagacacacagagagagagaaagagagagagagagagagagacagagagagagagagacacacagagagagagaaagagagagagagagagagagacagagagagagagagacacacagagagagagaaagagagagagagagagagagacagagagagagagagacacacagagagagagaaagagagagagagagagagagacagagagagagagagacagagagagagagagagagagagagagagagagagagagagagaacgagaggagagaaagaggaggagagagagatcgagaggagagggaacaagaggagagagagaacgagaggagagagggaacgagaggagagagaacgagaagagagagagagaggagagagaacgagaggagagagaacaagaggagagagaacgagaggtgaaagagaacgagaggagagagagagaggagagagtacgagaggagagggaacgagaggagagagaacaagaggatagagaacgagaggagagggaacaagaggagagggaacgagaggagagagaacgagaggagagggaacgagaggagagggaacgagaggagagagaacgagagcaggagaaagagaggagagagagagaacgagagaagagagagaacgagaggagaaagagaacgagaggagagggaacgagaggagagagaacgagaggagacggaatgagaggagagagaacgagaggagagagaacgagaggagagggaacgagaggagagggaatgagaggagagagagagagagagagagagagagagagagagagagagagagggagagagagagagaagagagagagagagagagagagagagagagagagagagagagagagagagagagagaga harbors:
- the LOC130549559 gene encoding RNA-binding protein 25-like — its product is ERERDRERERHTEREKERRDRERERHTEREKERERERDRERERHTEREKERERERDRERERHTEREKERERERDRERERHTEREKERERERDRERERHTEREKERERERDRERERQREREREREREREREREERKRRRERSRGEGTRGEREREERGNERRENEKREREEREREEREQEEREREVKENERREREERV